One Thauera sp. K11 DNA window includes the following coding sequences:
- the lspA gene encoding signal peptidase II — protein MPESNPSNRRGGAGKPAAAAMAPWLGLAALVAVLDQLTKQWVLGSLHPGQAIPVAPFFDLVLVFNRGAAFSFLADHSGWQRWFFTGLAVVICGWLLALMHRHRGERLLPAAFALIIGGALGNVIDRLMHGAVVDFLYFHAGRYGWPAFNLADAAITLGVGLMLWGQFHSNGEAKAEPTPENPR, from the coding sequence ATGCCTGAGTCGAATCCGTCCAATCGTCGCGGCGGAGCCGGGAAACCGGCCGCGGCCGCGATGGCGCCCTGGCTCGGGCTCGCAGCGCTGGTCGCGGTGCTGGACCAACTCACCAAGCAGTGGGTGCTGGGCAGCCTCCACCCCGGGCAGGCGATCCCCGTCGCCCCTTTCTTCGATCTGGTGCTGGTGTTCAACCGCGGCGCGGCCTTCAGCTTCCTGGCCGATCATTCCGGCTGGCAGCGCTGGTTCTTCACCGGGCTGGCCGTCGTGATCTGCGGCTGGCTGCTGGCGCTGATGCACCGCCACCGCGGCGAACGCCTGCTGCCCGCGGCCTTCGCGCTGATCATCGGCGGAGCGCTGGGCAACGTCATCGACCGCCTGATGCACGGCGCGGTGGTCGACTTCCTGTACTTTCATGCCGGCCGCTACGGCTGGCCGGCCTTCAACCTCGCGGACGCCGCCATCACGCTGGGCGTCGGCCTGATGCTGTGGGGCCAGTTCCACAGCAACGGCGAAGCCAAGGCCGAGCCGACACCGGAGAACCCGAGATGA
- a CDS encoding FKBP-type peptidyl-prolyl cis-trans isomerase gives MSHTVQPGSLVTLHYRIMLPNGQPLISTFEATPATLQLGAGEMLPAMEKLLVGLAAGTRHVFELEPENAFGPHREELVERVRRAHMPDEEIEAMSVMEFTAPDGSRYSGLVREIDGESALIDFNHPLAGKAVRFEVEVIGVV, from the coding sequence ATGAGCCACACCGTCCAGCCCGGCAGCCTCGTCACACTGCACTACCGCATCATGCTGCCCAATGGCCAGCCGCTGATCAGCACCTTCGAAGCGACGCCCGCCACGCTGCAACTGGGCGCGGGCGAGATGCTGCCCGCCATGGAAAAGCTGCTGGTCGGCCTTGCCGCCGGCACCCGCCACGTCTTCGAGCTGGAACCCGAGAACGCCTTCGGACCTCACCGCGAAGAACTGGTCGAACGCGTCAGGCGGGCGCACATGCCCGACGAGGAGATCGAGGCGATGAGCGTGATGGAATTCACCGCTCCCGACGGCTCGCGCTACTCCGGCCTGGTGCGCGAGATCGACGGGGAATCGGCGTTGATCGACTTCAATCACCCGCTCGCCGGCAAGGCGGTCCGCTTCGAGGTCGAAGTGATCGGCGTGGTCTGA
- the ispH gene encoding 4-hydroxy-3-methylbut-2-enyl diphosphate reductase, protein MNDKQSEILLANPRGFCAGVERAIEIVERALQRFGAPIYVRHEVVHNKFVVDDLRGKGAIFVEELDEVPAGNTVIFSAHGVSLTVREEAERRGLRVFDATCPLVTKVHLEVGRMREQGREIVMIGHKGHPEVEGTMGQVKSGIHLVETPADVASLQVADPDRLAYVTQTTLSVDDAATIVDALRARFPNIVGPKKDDICYATQNRQDAVKFMTPHADVVFVVGSKNSSNSNRLREVAQLRGVPAYLVDNAAGIDPAWVEGKRRIGVTAGASAPEVLVAEVIARLKELSGGSVRSLDGVPEKVSFPLPRELQDVR, encoded by the coding sequence ATGAACGACAAACAGAGCGAAATCCTGCTCGCCAACCCGCGCGGCTTCTGCGCCGGCGTGGAGCGCGCCATCGAGATCGTGGAGCGCGCGCTGCAGCGTTTCGGCGCCCCGATCTACGTGCGCCACGAGGTGGTGCACAACAAGTTCGTCGTCGACGACCTGCGCGGCAAGGGAGCGATCTTCGTCGAGGAACTGGACGAGGTACCGGCGGGCAACACCGTCATCTTCTCCGCCCACGGCGTCTCGCTCACCGTCCGCGAAGAAGCGGAACGCCGCGGCCTGCGGGTGTTCGATGCGACCTGCCCGCTGGTGACCAAGGTGCACCTCGAGGTCGGCCGCATGCGCGAACAGGGGCGCGAGATCGTCATGATCGGCCACAAGGGCCACCCCGAGGTGGAAGGCACGATGGGCCAGGTGAAGAGCGGCATCCATCTCGTCGAGACGCCGGCCGACGTCGCCAGCCTGCAGGTGGCCGATCCGGACAGGCTCGCCTACGTCACGCAGACGACGCTGTCGGTGGATGATGCGGCAACCATCGTCGACGCCCTGCGCGCGCGCTTCCCGAACATCGTCGGCCCGAAGAAGGACGACATCTGCTATGCGACGCAGAACCGCCAGGATGCGGTCAAGTTCATGACGCCGCACGCCGACGTGGTTTTCGTGGTCGGCTCGAAGAACAGCTCGAATTCGAACCGCTTGCGCGAGGTCGCCCAACTTCGCGGCGTGCCGGCCTATCTGGTCGACAACGCCGCCGGAATCGATCCCGCCTGGGTGGAAGGCAAGCGCCGCATCGGCGTCACCGCCGGCGCCTCGGCACCCGAGGTGCTGGTGGCGGAGGTCATCGCGCGATTGAAGGAGTTGAGCGGCGGGTCGGTGCGGAGTCTGGATGGTGTGCCGGAAAAGGTGTCGTTTCCGTTGCCCAGGGAACTGCAGGACGTTCGCTGA
- a CDS encoding aromatic ring-hydroxylating oxygenase subunit alpha, whose product MSDIASKTHLAQAVSQLPVSWYFDEQVFELEKKLLFDAGPGYVGHELMVPEVGNYRSLEWLDHSKLLFRTEAGVHQMSNICRHRQAIMLQGSGTTEHVVCPVHRWTYDRQGQLIGAPHFAEKPCLGLKRDELENWHGLLFKGPRSAAADLAGMQVAPDLDFSGYKLDRVQIHECNYNWKTFIEVYLEDYHVVPFHPGLGKFVTCDDLTWQFGDWYSVQRVGITSLARPGSPTYAKWHEAVQDYYGEKKPAHGAIWLTYYPNIMVEWYPHVLVVSTLIPTDVHKTTNVVEFYYPEDIVEFEREFVEAEQAAYMETAIEDDDIGERMDRGRLALLREGRNEVGPYQSPYEDGMQHFHEFYRRIVEPHIGA is encoded by the coding sequence ATGTCCGACATTGCTTCCAAGACCCATCTGGCTCAGGCAGTCTCGCAACTGCCGGTGTCCTGGTACTTCGACGAACAGGTTTTCGAACTGGAGAAAAAGCTCCTCTTCGATGCCGGTCCGGGGTACGTCGGCCATGAGCTGATGGTACCGGAGGTCGGAAACTACCGCTCGCTCGAATGGCTGGACCACTCCAAGCTGCTGTTTCGCACCGAAGCGGGCGTGCACCAGATGTCGAACATCTGCCGCCATCGCCAGGCCATCATGCTGCAGGGCAGCGGCACGACCGAGCACGTCGTGTGCCCCGTACACCGCTGGACCTACGACCGGCAGGGGCAACTGATCGGCGCGCCGCATTTCGCCGAGAAGCCCTGCCTCGGCCTCAAGCGCGACGAACTGGAAAACTGGCACGGGCTGCTGTTCAAGGGGCCGCGCTCCGCGGCGGCCGACCTCGCCGGCATGCAGGTCGCCCCCGATCTCGATTTCTCAGGCTACAAGCTGGACCGGGTGCAGATCCACGAGTGCAACTACAACTGGAAGACCTTCATCGAGGTCTATCTCGAGGATTACCACGTCGTGCCCTTCCACCCGGGACTGGGCAAGTTCGTCACCTGCGACGACCTGACCTGGCAGTTTGGCGACTGGTATTCGGTGCAGCGCGTGGGCATCACCTCGCTGGCCAGGCCGGGCTCGCCGACCTACGCCAAGTGGCACGAGGCGGTGCAGGACTACTACGGCGAGAAGAAGCCGGCGCACGGCGCGATCTGGCTCACCTATTACCCCAACATCATGGTGGAGTGGTACCCGCACGTGCTGGTGGTGAGCACGCTGATCCCGACGGATGTCCACAAGACGACCAACGTGGTCGAGTTCTACTACCCGGAAGACATCGTCGAGTTCGAGCGCGAGTTCGTGGAGGCGGAGCAGGCGGCCTACATGGAAACCGCGATCGAGGACGACGACATCGGCGAGCGCATGGATCGCGGCCGCCTGGCGCTGCTCAGGGAAGGGCGCAACGAGGTAGGCCCGTACCAGTCGCCGTACGAGGACGGCATGCAGCACTTCCACGAGTTCTACCGCCGCATCGTGGAGCCGCACATCGGCGCGTGA
- a CDS encoding exodeoxyribonuclease VII small subunit, with protein sequence MPKPASSPKSFEAAVAELEAIVQDMEAGSLSLEDALARYQRGMGLLKFCQETLARADQRVRQLEGDQLIDFHPEGTLPGDEGEQA encoded by the coding sequence ATGCCAAAGCCGGCATCCTCTCCGAAGTCATTCGAAGCTGCGGTGGCCGAACTCGAGGCCATCGTCCAGGACATGGAAGCGGGCAGCCTTTCGCTCGAAGACGCCCTCGCGCGCTATCAGCGCGGGATGGGCCTGCTGAAGTTCTGCCAGGAGACGCTGGCCCGGGCTGACCAGCGGGTCAGGCAGCTCGAAGGCGACCAGTTGATCGATTTCCACCCCGAGGGCACGCTGCCCGGCGACGAGGGGGAGCAAGCATGA
- a CDS encoding polyprenyl synthetase family protein, with protein sequence MSIAIAESAHGGFTDWMGHIQQRTETALAALLPDASISPQRLHSAMRYAVLGGGKRVRALLVHAAGELAGAAPVRLDRLACAVEFIHAYSLVHDDMPCMDDDVLRRGKPTVHVEYDEATALLAGDALQTLAFQVLADAQVADSPAGQLAMVGLLASASGSRGMAGGQAIDLESVGKQLSREELEFMHVHKTGALIRASVLLGARAGDPIADEDLRHLDHYAKLVGLLFQVVDDILDTVADTATLGKTAGKDADNDKPTYVSLLGLQDARRLAREMLADAHAALAPLGPRAARLGALADYIVHRTF encoded by the coding sequence ATGAGCATCGCCATCGCCGAATCCGCCCACGGCGGCTTCACCGACTGGATGGGACACATCCAGCAGCGCACCGAAACCGCCCTCGCCGCCCTGCTGCCGGACGCATCGATCTCCCCGCAGCGCCTGCATTCGGCAATGCGCTACGCCGTGCTCGGCGGCGGCAAGCGCGTGCGCGCCCTGCTGGTGCACGCGGCGGGCGAACTGGCGGGCGCGGCGCCCGTACGGCTCGACAGGCTCGCCTGCGCGGTGGAATTCATCCACGCCTATTCCCTGGTGCACGACGACATGCCTTGCATGGACGACGACGTGCTGCGCCGCGGCAAGCCCACGGTGCATGTCGAATACGACGAAGCCACCGCGCTGCTGGCCGGCGATGCCCTGCAGACGCTCGCCTTCCAGGTGCTGGCCGATGCCCAGGTGGCCGACAGCCCGGCCGGCCAGCTCGCCATGGTCGGGCTGCTCGCCTCGGCGTCGGGGTCGCGCGGCATGGCGGGCGGCCAGGCGATCGACCTCGAATCGGTCGGCAAGCAGCTCAGCCGCGAAGAACTCGAATTCATGCACGTGCACAAGACGGGCGCGCTGATCCGCGCATCGGTGCTGCTCGGCGCGCGTGCCGGCGACCCGATCGCCGACGAGGATCTGCGCCACCTCGACCACTACGCCAAGCTGGTCGGCCTGCTCTTCCAGGTGGTCGACGACATTCTCGACACCGTCGCCGATACCGCCACGCTCGGCAAGACAGCCGGCAAGGATGCCGACAACGACAAACCGACCTACGTCAGCCTGCTCGGACTGCAGGACGCCCGGCGCCTGGCGCGCGAAATGCTGGCCGACGCGCACGCGGCCCTCGCGCCGCTGGGCCCGCGCGCAGCCCGCCTCGGCGCGCTGGCCGACTACATCGTGCATCGCACGTTCTGA
- the dxs gene encoding 1-deoxy-D-xylulose-5-phosphate synthase, producing the protein MSRYPYLERLSSPADLRALERRELGTVADELRAFLIESVSKTGGHLSSNLGTVELTIALHHVFNTPQDRIVWDVGHQTYGHKVLTGRREAMSGLRHWGGISGFPRRCESEYDTFGTAHSSTSISAALGMAVAARSRGENRHAIAVIGDGAMSAGMAFEALNNAGDMGDINLLVILNDNEMSISPPVGALTKILARMMSGSTYNTARRVGEKVLGMAPPVAELARKVEEYAKGMITPGTLFEEFGFHYYGPIDGHDLDALIPTLQNLKKLKGPQFLHVITKKGQGYKLAEADPVLYHGVSKFDHTAGIQSGKGGGKPTYTQVFGDWLCDMAAIDKRIVGITPAMREGSGLVRFAQEYPDRYYDVGIAEQHAVTFAAGLACEGLRPVVAIYSTFLQRAYDQLIHDVALQNLPVVFAIDRGGLVGADGATHHGAFDLSCLACIPNMVVMAPADENECRQMLYTAARHDGPAAVRYPRGGGRGVAPQKEMTALPVGKGEIRRQGRRVALLAFGSLVDVALEVAGTIDATVANMRFVKPLDEALIAELAANHELLVTVEENAVIGGAGSEVSRIVAGLPSHPRVLRLGLPDRFIDHGDQAQLLASVGLDKTGILAAIERVNAHNS; encoded by the coding sequence ATGTCCCGCTACCCGTATCTGGAACGCCTCAGCTCACCCGCCGACCTGCGCGCACTCGAACGCCGCGAACTCGGCACCGTCGCCGACGAACTGCGCGCCTTCCTGATCGAATCGGTCTCCAAGACCGGCGGCCATCTATCCTCCAATCTCGGCACCGTCGAGCTGACGATCGCGCTGCACCACGTCTTCAACACCCCGCAGGACCGCATCGTGTGGGACGTGGGACACCAGACCTACGGCCACAAGGTCCTCACCGGCCGCCGCGAGGCGATGAGCGGCCTGCGCCACTGGGGCGGCATCTCGGGCTTTCCGCGGCGCTGCGAGAGCGAATACGACACCTTCGGCACCGCGCATTCGTCGACCTCGATCTCCGCCGCGCTCGGCATGGCGGTCGCGGCGCGCAGCCGCGGCGAGAACCGCCACGCGATCGCGGTGATCGGCGACGGCGCGATGTCGGCCGGCATGGCCTTCGAGGCGCTGAACAACGCCGGCGACATGGGCGACATCAACCTGCTGGTCATCCTCAACGACAACGAGATGTCGATCTCGCCGCCGGTGGGCGCGCTGACGAAGATCCTCGCGCGCATGATGTCGGGCTCGACCTACAACACCGCGCGCAGGGTCGGCGAGAAGGTGCTGGGCATGGCGCCGCCGGTCGCCGAACTCGCCCGCAAGGTCGAGGAGTACGCCAAGGGCATGATCACGCCCGGCACGCTGTTCGAGGAATTCGGCTTCCACTACTACGGGCCGATCGACGGCCACGACCTGGATGCGCTGATTCCCACCCTGCAGAACCTGAAGAAGCTCAAGGGGCCGCAGTTCCTGCACGTGATCACGAAGAAAGGCCAGGGCTACAAGCTGGCCGAGGCCGACCCGGTGCTCTACCACGGCGTGTCCAAGTTCGACCACACGGCCGGCATCCAGAGCGGCAAGGGCGGCGGCAAGCCGACCTACACCCAGGTGTTCGGCGACTGGCTGTGCGACATGGCGGCCATCGACAAGCGCATCGTCGGCATCACCCCCGCCATGCGCGAAGGCTCGGGCCTGGTGCGCTTCGCGCAGGAATATCCCGACCGCTACTACGATGTCGGCATCGCCGAGCAGCACGCGGTGACTTTCGCCGCGGGCCTCGCCTGTGAAGGGCTCAGGCCGGTGGTGGCGATCTACTCGACCTTCCTGCAGCGCGCCTACGACCAGTTGATCCACGACGTCGCGCTGCAGAATCTGCCGGTCGTCTTCGCGATCGACCGCGGCGGCCTGGTCGGCGCGGACGGCGCGACCCACCACGGCGCCTTCGACCTGTCGTGTCTCGCGTGCATCCCCAACATGGTCGTCATGGCCCCTGCCGACGAGAACGAGTGCCGCCAGATGCTCTACACCGCCGCGCGCCACGACGGCCCCGCCGCGGTGCGCTATCCGCGCGGAGGCGGCCGCGGCGTGGCGCCGCAGAAGGAGATGACCGCCCTGCCCGTCGGCAAGGGCGAGATCCGGCGGCAGGGCCGGCGCGTCGCCCTGCTGGCGTTCGGCAGCCTGGTCGATGTCGCGCTGGAGGTGGCCGGGACGATCGATGCGACGGTCGCCAACATGCGCTTCGTCAAGCCGCTGGACGAAGCGCTGATCGCCGAACTGGCCGCGAACCACGAGCTGCTCGTGACCGTCGAAGAGAATGCGGTGATCGGTGGAGCGGGTTCGGAGGTGTCCCGCATCGTCGCCGGCCTGCCGTCGCATCCGCGCGTGCTTCGGCTGGGCCTGCCCGACCGCTTCATCGATCACGGCGATCAGGCGCAATTGCTGGCCTCGGTGGGCCTCGACAAGACCGGCATCCTGGCGGCCATTGAGCGGGTCAATGCGCATAATAGTTGA
- the folE2 gene encoding GTP cyclohydrolase FolE2, translating into MNAPLANAMPDVQNSADSRQIAINKVGIKSIRHPVKVVDKSGGVQHTVASFNMYVGLPHNFKGTHMSRFIEILNGNEREISVESFEPMLREMVERLEAETGHIEMTFPYFIGKAAPVSGVKSLMDYEVTFTGEIRAGGGYEFTMKVVVPVTSLCPCSKKISDYGAHNQRSHVTVTAVLNDHLWIEEAVQLVESQASCEVYGLLKRPDEKYVTERAYDNPKFVEDMVRDVAGLLNKEDRIDAYVVESENFESIHNHSAYALITRDKRIEA; encoded by the coding sequence ATGAACGCTCCCCTGGCCAACGCGATGCCCGACGTGCAGAACAGCGCCGACAGTCGCCAGATCGCGATCAACAAGGTCGGCATCAAGTCGATCCGCCACCCGGTGAAGGTCGTCGACAAGAGCGGCGGCGTCCAGCACACCGTCGCCAGCTTCAACATGTACGTCGGCCTGCCCCACAACTTCAAGGGCACCCACATGTCGCGCTTCATCGAGATCCTCAACGGCAACGAGCGCGAGATCTCCGTGGAGTCGTTCGAGCCGATGCTGCGCGAGATGGTCGAGCGCCTGGAAGCCGAGACCGGGCACATCGAGATGACCTTCCCCTACTTCATCGGCAAGGCCGCGCCAGTCTCCGGCGTCAAGAGCCTGATGGACTACGAAGTCACATTCACCGGCGAGATCCGCGCGGGCGGCGGATACGAATTCACGATGAAGGTGGTCGTGCCGGTCACCAGCCTGTGCCCCTGCTCCAAGAAGATCTCCGACTACGGCGCGCACAACCAGCGCTCCCACGTCACGGTGACCGCCGTGCTGAACGACCACCTGTGGATCGAGGAAGCGGTGCAACTGGTCGAAAGCCAGGCGTCCTGCGAGGTCTATGGCCTCCTGAAGCGCCCCGACGAAAAGTACGTGACCGAACGCGCCTACGACAATCCCAAGTTCGTCGAGGACATGGTGCGCGACGTGGCCGGCCTGCTGAACAAGGAAGACCGCATCGACGCCTACGTCGTCGAGTCGGAGAACTTCGAGTCCATCCACAACCATTCGGCCTACGCGCTCATCACGCGCGACAAGCGCATCGAAGCCTGA
- a CDS encoding carboxymuconolactone decarboxylase family protein: protein MSKSFVQITTDVSRALGTLRKEIPDTMQGFSVMAKGALQDGAMTELHKELIALAIAVTQRCDACVGFHVKALIRLGATRAQLMETLGVCTYMGGGPALMYAAEAVRAYDEMLPEKE from the coding sequence ATGTCCAAATCCTTCGTACAGATCACCACCGACGTCTCCCGCGCGCTGGGCACCCTGCGCAAGGAGATCCCCGACACCATGCAGGGCTTCAGCGTGATGGCAAAGGGCGCGCTGCAGGATGGCGCGATGACCGAGCTGCACAAGGAGCTGATCGCACTCGCCATCGCCGTCACCCAGCGCTGCGACGCCTGCGTCGGCTTCCACGTCAAGGCGCTGATCCGCCTGGGCGCCACGCGTGCGCAGTTGATGGAGACGCTGGGCGTATGCACCTACATGGGAGGCGGCCCCGCCCTGATGTACGCCGCCGAAGCCGTGCGCGCCTACGACGAAATGCTTCCGGAGAAGGAATGA
- a CDS encoding Fic family protein: MNNPGSGKSTDLFNSLGFQWNREAIPQNAPVHDVNRACFRLQKMLAQYVWDAVVLEGNPFTYPQVKTILDGITVGGHRLSDQDQVRNLAASTKELLRLVKTGSFKLDKDTFTALHAMVAREEALEWGHFRGEGGEQHYTPHVGLGEAGDYIPPETQPNASDLNRIFSDGLAQLEQLPDPLERGMAFFLFGALQQFFFDGNKRTSRMMMNGVLMSNGMDAISIPAARAQEFNEKMVDFYVTRNAAAMMDFLVQCHPDAQLMKSAEASDQKTAAMSTGDVASRIRSAGN; this comes from the coding sequence ATGAATAATCCTGGCTCCGGAAAAAGCACTGATCTTTTCAATTCCTTGGGCTTTCAATGGAATCGAGAGGCTATTCCTCAAAATGCACCTGTCCATGACGTCAATCGTGCATGCTTTCGCTTGCAGAAAATGCTGGCACAGTATGTATGGGATGCCGTCGTTCTGGAAGGAAATCCCTTCACCTATCCCCAAGTCAAAACGATTCTTGACGGCATCACGGTTGGTGGTCACAGACTTTCGGATCAGGATCAGGTCAGAAACCTGGCTGCGAGCACGAAAGAACTATTGCGTCTGGTGAAGACGGGAAGCTTCAAGCTGGACAAGGACACCTTCACTGCATTGCACGCCATGGTCGCCAGAGAGGAAGCTCTTGAATGGGGGCATTTCCGCGGCGAAGGCGGGGAGCAGCACTACACTCCCCATGTGGGTCTTGGTGAAGCCGGCGATTACATCCCGCCAGAAACGCAACCCAATGCTTCTGATCTCAACAGGATATTTTCCGATGGGCTGGCACAACTGGAACAGTTGCCCGACCCATTGGAAAGAGGTATGGCTTTCTTCTTGTTTGGAGCGCTTCAGCAATTCTTTTTTGATGGCAACAAGCGCACTTCCAGAATGATGATGAACGGGGTGCTCATGAGTAATGGCATGGACGCCATAAGCATCCCTGCTGCCCGTGCTCAAGAGTTCAACGAGAAGATGGTTGACTTCTACGTCACTCGCAATGCTGCTGCCATGATGGATTTTCTTGTGCAGTGCCACCCTGATGCACAACTCATGAAGTCAGCGGAAGCAAGCGATCAAAAAACAGCCGCTATGAGCACCGGTGACGTTGCCAGTAGGATAAGAAGTGCAGGCAACTGA
- a CDS encoding glycoside hydrolase family 2 TIM barrel-domain containing protein, with amino-acid sequence MMHPSRTCRFRSLIAGLMLSMFLGGVLPAAAQPQWQGAAFEGDRAALEKLAAAGAKVVRVYSESHAWVLDEAHRLGLKVVMGLWVGHPRVGFRLDDPEAVRRQEEGIRRFVQRHKAHPALAAWGVGNEVELGLADPLPAWREVDRLAGIVKALDPAHPVMMTVSDNSDGNLRLLAACCANVDILGINVYSGGLFEVLPRLRAAGVSVPVVVAEFGPLGQWQAGRKPWGAPVEPTSSEKAAYFRDALAFLARQPDVAGAFPFLWGAKLEQTETWHGLLLPDGSLTAMTDALSAAWGRPVAMPAPAIRGIGIAADEFTPGQEMSAGVDAVSFDGSPLQTEWKVLTESVGRRPDSDYEPPPDFVPVRILHADAATVRFVAPQRPGAYRLYMTLRDRNGKAATANLPFLVR; translated from the coding sequence ATGATGCACCCGTCCCGCACCTGCAGATTCCGATCGCTCATCGCCGGCCTGATGCTGTCCATGTTCCTGGGCGGCGTGCTCCCGGCGGCGGCGCAGCCGCAATGGCAGGGCGCCGCCTTCGAAGGCGACCGCGCCGCGCTGGAGAAACTTGCCGCCGCCGGCGCGAAGGTCGTCAGGGTGTATAGCGAGTCGCATGCCTGGGTGCTCGACGAGGCGCACCGCCTCGGGCTCAAGGTGGTGATGGGGCTGTGGGTGGGCCATCCGCGGGTGGGTTTCCGGCTCGATGACCCGGAGGCGGTGCGCAGGCAGGAAGAAGGCATCCGCCGCTTCGTGCAGCGCCACAAGGCGCATCCGGCCCTGGCGGCGTGGGGCGTGGGCAACGAGGTCGAACTCGGCCTGGCCGACCCGCTGCCGGCGTGGCGCGAGGTCGATCGGCTGGCCGGCATCGTCAAGGCGCTCGATCCGGCGCATCCGGTGATGATGACGGTGTCGGACAACAGCGACGGGAACCTGCGCTTGCTCGCGGCTTGCTGCGCCAACGTCGACATCCTCGGCATCAACGTCTATTCCGGCGGACTGTTCGAGGTCCTGCCGCGTCTGCGTGCCGCTGGCGTTTCGGTGCCGGTGGTGGTCGCCGAATTCGGTCCGCTTGGCCAGTGGCAGGCCGGGCGCAAGCCCTGGGGCGCGCCGGTGGAGCCGACGAGCAGCGAGAAGGCGGCCTATTTCCGCGACGCGCTGGCCTTTCTGGCGCGCCAGCCGGACGTGGCGGGCGCCTTTCCCTTCCTGTGGGGGGCGAAGCTGGAGCAGACCGAGACCTGGCACGGATTGTTGCTCCCGGACGGCAGCCTGACGGCCATGACCGACGCCTTGAGCGCGGCATGGGGCAGGCCGGTTGCGATGCCGGCGCCGGCGATCCGCGGCATCGGCATCGCCGCGGACGAGTTCACGCCGGGGCAGGAGATGTCGGCCGGCGTGGACGCGGTGTCGTTCGACGGTTCGCCCCTGCAGACCGAATGGAAGGTGCTGACCGAGAGCGTCGGCCGCCGCCCCGATTCCGACTACGAGCCGCCGCCCGACTTCGTGCCGGTGCGCATCCTGCACGCGGACGCGGCTACCGTACGCTTCGTTGCACCGCAGCGCCCCGGTGCGTACCGCCTCTACATGACGCTGCGCGACCGCAACGGCAAGGCCGCGACTGCCAATCTTCCCTTCCTCGTGCGCTGA
- a CDS encoding glycoside hydrolase family 5 protein, producing the protein MKEKRTSLRGVNLGGWLVLEKWMVPSMFEGLAATDETTWCAEMGAAAAERLRAHWNGFITREDFRWIAERGLNAVRIPFGHWIFGAGYPYHRSYGDNRHPFVTGGIEVLDRAMAWAHEFGLRVVLDLHAAPGCQNGFDNGGIKDVCEWHTRPEYREYSLEVLERMAQRYRDHPALYAIEALNEPRWDVPTDYLKDYYLDAYARIRRHCPAERVAVMFHDGFRSFREYQGLLTGPGFANVIFDVHRYQCFAREDIDMDIYGHMRKAMDEWRREGDAIEAELGLPSICGEWSLGMDLQEVSLWAAGPYNSALDGLDAFQRMVAFRGYAAAQLAAFENQLGWFFWSYRTETTSAWCLREAVERAWLPPYFG; encoded by the coding sequence ATGAAGGAAAAAAGAACGAGTCTTCGCGGGGTGAATCTGGGCGGATGGCTGGTGCTCGAAAAATGGATGGTCCCGAGCATGTTCGAGGGCCTGGCCGCGACCGACGAAACCACCTGGTGCGCCGAGATGGGCGCCGCCGCCGCGGAGCGCCTGCGGGCGCACTGGAACGGCTTCATCACCCGCGAGGATTTCCGCTGGATCGCGGAGCGCGGCCTCAATGCGGTCCGCATTCCCTTCGGCCACTGGATCTTCGGCGCCGGCTATCCGTACCACCGCAGCTACGGCGACAATCGCCATCCCTTCGTGACGGGCGGCATCGAGGTGCTGGATCGGGCCATGGCGTGGGCGCACGAGTTCGGCCTGCGCGTGGTCCTGGACCTGCATGCCGCGCCCGGCTGCCAGAACGGCTTCGACAACGGCGGCATCAAGGACGTGTGCGAGTGGCACACGCGGCCCGAATATCGCGAGTATTCGCTCGAGGTGCTCGAACGCATGGCGCAGCGCTACCGCGACCATCCGGCGCTGTACGCGATCGAGGCGCTCAACGAGCCGCGCTGGGACGTGCCGACCGACTACCTCAAGGACTACTATCTCGATGCCTATGCGCGCATCCGCCGCCACTGCCCGGCCGAGCGCGTCGCGGTCATGTTCCACGACGGCTTCCGTTCCTTCCGCGAATACCAGGGCCTGCTGACGGGGCCGGGGTTCGCCAACGTGATCTTCGACGTGCATCGGTACCAGTGCTTCGCGCGCGAAGACATCGACATGGACATCTACGGCCACATGCGCAAGGCGATGGACGAATGGCGCCGCGAGGGCGATGCGATCGAGGCCGAACTCGGGCTGCCCAGCATCTGCGGCGAATGGAGCCTGGGCATGGACCTGCAGGAGGTTTCGCTGTGGGCCGCGGGCCCGTACAACAGCGCGCTCGACGGGCTCGACGCCTTCCAGCGCATGGTCGCCTTCCGCGGCTACGCCGCCGCCCAGCTCGCCGCCTTCGAGAACCAGCTCGGCTGGTTCTTCTGGAGCTACCGGACCGAGACCACCTCGGCCTGGTGCCTGCGCGAAGCCGTCGAGCGCGCCTGGCTGCCCCCGTACTTCGGCTGA